A genomic window from Gossypium hirsutum isolate 1008001.06 chromosome D12, Gossypium_hirsutum_v2.1, whole genome shotgun sequence includes:
- the LOC121224330 gene encoding uncharacterized protein, which translates to MGDMEFQQRWEFRRNDDEIDSSFDDSVSSDGSLIRKQKLVSRLISLGDDESSEISRLKQKDNENPAKEDQINVGKVKKRKTRNMSSRNKMKKDSVEKVDLQKGETSAYDHHAPLDDLKNFMDSLLKDLKVTRESLLKWMMDEMQKLVTDHPRGKKPGDDKVQLQTRKKSKKVEDRNGKFHMESTRFRHSSKTDKCTRVQQQNKLQVPIREEENNNKQHQNGFGYGMDRYLTRFPTGNTATGSTDYFNTLGDRLGSGKVVELITSPKRKGDSSLIAAANPNLQTSDTDQNVQVHCHTGVVLAIEAQKAKSGSMKRSAKGKETVDLRDHHQVPEDQASHGQGITTTGAGTNIEKPGSSVVQNFLSSPFGQAPWAIYPTLPTLLNDPKFANQGLDASSCNHVVPRVNQMLEPGSNQGSFPIIPPDETIQRFAWTGSSTPTSGIGTGFPFPFHQGLDFGLSIPNPKQVNPQNLSQETNKPLGLKMNGGATKFSSGSYNLPEHNAAHNHHSHGRLISYQMQNLKDGHLFLQ; encoded by the coding sequence ATGGGAGATATGGAATTTCAGCAGCGTTGGGAGTTCAGGAGGAACGATGATGAAATCGATTCTTCATTCGATGATTCGGTATCAAGTGACGGGTCACTTATCAGAAAGCAGAAGCTGGTCTCAAGATTGATTTCACTTGGTGATGATGAAAGTAGTGAAATTAGTAGACTTAAGCAGAAGGACAATGAGAATCCTGCAAAAGAGGATCAAATTAATGTTGGGAAGGTTAAGAAAAGGAAAACTAGGAATATGAGCAGCAGGAACAAAATGAAGAAGGATTCTGTTGAAAAAGTTGATTTGCAGAAGGGTGAAACAAGTGCTTATGATCACCATGCCCCATTGGATGATCTTAAAAACTTCATGGATTCATTGTTAAAAGATCTTAAAGTTACAAGAGAAAGTTTATTGAAATGGATGATGGATGAAATGCAAAAATTGGTGACTGATCATCCAAGGGGAAAAAAACCTGGAGATGACAAGGTTCAATTGCAGACAAGGAAAAAATCTAAAAAAGTTGAAGATCGAAATGGAAAATTTCACATGGAAAGCACGCGATTTCGACACTCGAGTAAGACTGACAAATGTACTCGAGTCCAACAGCAAAACAAGCTGCAGGTACCGATTCGAGAAGAGGAGAACAATAACAAGCAGCATCAGAATGGTTTCGGATATGGCATGGATAGATATTTAACTAGATTTCCTACAGGTAATACTGCTACTGGTTCTACTGATTATTTCAATACATTAGGAGATCGACTCGGGTCTGGAAAAGTTGTTGAGCTTATTACTTCACCAAAAAGGAAAGGAGATAGCTCGTTGATAGCTGCTGCAAATCCGAATCTTCAAACAAGTGATACTGATCAAAATGTTCAAGTCCATTGTCATACTGGTGTTGTTTTAGCCATAGAAGCTCAAAAAGCCAAGAGTGGATCTATGAAGAGGAGTGCGAAAGGTAAGGAGACCGTTGATCTCCGCGATCACCATCAAGTACCTGAAGATCAAGCGAGCCATGGCCAAGGTATTACAACCACAGGCGCCGGTACTAACATAGAAAAGCCGGGATCATCGGTTGTTCAAAATTTTCTATCTAGTCCCTTTGGTCAGGCACCTTGGGCAATATATCCCACGTTACCAACTCTTCTAAATGACCCAAAATTTGCAAATCAGGGGCTTGATGCTTCATCATGCAACCATGTGGTACCAAGAGTGAACCAAATGCTGGAACCAGGTTCTAATCAAGGATCATTTCCAATTATCCCACCAGACGAAACCATTCAAAGATTCGCATGGACGGGATCCAGCACCCCAACTTCTGGTATTGGAACTGGATTTCCTTTCCCATTTCATCAGGGTCTAGATTTTGGTTTAAGCATTCCAAATCCAAAACAAGTCAACCCACAAAATCTTTCACAAGAAACTAACAAACCCCTGGGCTTGAAGATGAATGGTGGAGCTACAAAGTTCTCTAGTGGAAGCTATAATTTACCAGAACATAATGCTGCGCACAATCACCATAGCCATGGAAGACTTATATCATATCAGATGCAAAACCTTAAAGATGGTCATCTTTTCCTACAGTAA